A single region of the Deefgea piscis genome encodes:
- a CDS encoding nitrate/trimethylamine N-oxide reductase NapE/TorE yields the protein MTEITTEKTRKSEWKKLLLLAFVGLPIAMFGAIATYGLIVRLLQIFLIGLPGA from the coding sequence ATGACTGAAATAACAACAGAAAAAACTCGCAAAAGCGAATGGAAAAAGCTTTTGTTGTTGGCGTTTGTAGGCTTGCCGATTGCGATGTTTGGCGCGATTGCCACCTATGGTTTGATTGTGCGCTTATTGCAGATTTTTTTAATCGGCTTGCCGGGCGCGTAA
- the torC gene encoding pentaheme c-type cytochrome TorC → MKKIWIWLRNLFCKPAAKIGLGVLVTVGFIAGILAWQGFNAGMAATNTEAFCVSCHTMHQNQEELKETVHWSNRSGVRAQCSDCHVPHDFTDKMARKIQASVEVWSHLTGKIDTPEKFEANRARLAQNEWDRFKANGSKECRTCHDYNSMDFEKMRETSREAMRGAAERNQSCVDCHQGIAHKKPEKTDARNPAFDGLIQAAGNESVKVGGTYFNVYPRELYLDEAMSKVAGKLEVGAPVKVLQEKGAAQQVEVSAWRKSKGFGRVWYGHFAKNITVATLEKAVAQDKQLVKIAESKEDPNTGLIWQKSSATFWIKKGEVVASTDPIWSVAKDSYKNSCSVCHKQPDEAHFDANTWPGLFGGMVGFTSMDKDTQGLVLKYLQNNSSDFKKPSH, encoded by the coding sequence ATGAAAAAAATATGGATCTGGTTGCGAAATTTATTTTGCAAGCCAGCGGCCAAAATTGGTCTGGGTGTTTTGGTGACGGTGGGTTTTATTGCCGGTATTTTGGCGTGGCAAGGCTTTAATGCGGGGATGGCTGCCACCAATACCGAAGCCTTCTGTGTTAGCTGCCACACCATGCATCAAAACCAAGAAGAACTTAAAGAAACAGTGCATTGGAGCAATCGCTCTGGCGTGCGGGCGCAGTGCTCTGATTGCCATGTGCCGCATGACTTTACCGACAAAATGGCGCGCAAGATTCAAGCCAGTGTTGAGGTTTGGTCGCACCTAACCGGCAAAATCGATACGCCAGAAAAATTTGAAGCCAACCGAGCTCGTTTGGCGCAAAACGAGTGGGATCGCTTTAAAGCCAATGGCTCAAAAGAATGCCGTACTTGCCATGACTACAACAGCATGGATTTTGAAAAAATGCGTGAAACATCGCGTGAAGCAATGCGCGGTGCGGCAGAGCGTAATCAAAGTTGTGTCGATTGCCATCAAGGGATTGCGCATAAAAAACCAGAAAAAACCGATGCGCGTAATCCAGCATTTGATGGCTTGATTCAAGCGGCTGGCAATGAGAGCGTTAAAGTCGGTGGCACTTACTTTAATGTGTATCCGCGTGAATTGTACTTGGATGAAGCCATGAGCAAAGTGGCGGGTAAGTTGGAAGTTGGTGCGCCAGTTAAAGTACTGCAAGAGAAAGGCGCTGCGCAGCAAGTTGAAGTTTCGGCTTGGCGTAAGAGCAAAGGCTTTGGCCGAGTTTGGTATGGCCATTTTGCTAAAAACATTACCGTTGCCACGCTCGAAAAAGCCGTCGCGCAAGACAAGCAATTGGTGAAAATTGCAGAAAGCAAAGAAGATCCAAATACCGGTTTGATTTGGCAAAAATCGTCAGCTACGTTCTGGATTAAAAAAGGTGAAGTGGTGGCGAGTACCGATCCAATCTGGTCGGTGGCCAAAGACAGTTACAAAAATAGCTGCAGTGTTTGCCATAAGCAGCCTGACGAAGCGCATTTTGATGCAAATACCTGGCCGGGGTTATTTGGTGGGATGGTCGGTTTTACTAGCATGGATAAAGATACCCAAGGCTTGGTACTGAAATACCTACAAAATAATTCGTCAGATTTTAAAAAACCTAGCCACTAA
- the torA gene encoding trimethylamine-N-oxide reductase TorA, whose amino-acid sequence MTQNSRRVFLKGLSLATVAALVSPSLLLSRESEAKAAAVTGSGTDWKITGSHWGAIRARVAGGKVVEIKAFEFDKYPTEMIQGIIGLIYSPSRIRYPMVRLDWLKNGHKSDTTQRGDNRFVRVTWDQALDLFYSELERVQTSYGPWAMHTGLVGWRQTGQFHTCGNHMLRAMNMHGHTISTAGDYSTGAGQVILPYVLGSTEVYSQGTSWEVILKESKTVIFWASDPVKNLQVGWNCETHESFAYLEQLKNKIAKKEIRVISIDPVKSKTQNYLGCEKQYVNPLTDVALMMGLAHTLYTEKLHDQQFLDAYTLGFEKFLPYLLGQGTDKTAKTPEWAEQICGVKAQQIRELARLMASGRTQLIFGWAVQRQEHGEQPYWMGAVLAAMLGQIGLPGGGISYAHHYSSIGVPSSGAAMPGSFPLNLDPGKKPKYTNTDYKGYSQMIPCARAIDALLDPGKVIDYNGQKVKLPPYKMAIYSGCNQWHRQQDRNKMKKAFHRLETVVAVDYTWTATCRFADIVLPACTQFERNDIDAYGSYSGRGVIAMQKLVDPLFSSKTDFEIFRGLTQRFGRDKEYSRNMDEMQWLEFLYENCRKENGSKFPMPPFKEFWAKGFVLFPAGKPWVRHADFREDAEINALGTPSGFIEIFSRKIASYNYADCPGHPVWMEKSERSHGGPNSKRFPLWMQSVHPDKRLHSQMCDSEPMRATYAIQGREPLFMSPEDARQRGIKHGDLVRVFNDRGQALVGAHVSSDFPKGVVRLQEGAWYGPTGPEIGALDTYGDPNTMTQDIGTSSLAQAISANTCVVEVEKYKGKAPAVTAFGGPTEVMPK is encoded by the coding sequence ATGACTCAGAACTCACGCCGTGTATTTTTAAAGGGTTTGTCGCTGGCCACCGTGGCTGCGTTAGTAAGCCCTAGTTTATTACTCTCTCGCGAAAGCGAAGCCAAAGCGGCTGCCGTTACCGGCAGTGGCACCGATTGGAAAATCACCGGTTCGCACTGGGGCGCAATCCGTGCCCGTGTGGCTGGCGGTAAAGTGGTTGAAATCAAAGCCTTTGAATTTGATAAATACCCCACCGAAATGATTCAAGGCATTATCGGCTTGATCTATAGCCCATCGCGGATTCGCTACCCGATGGTGCGTTTAGATTGGCTTAAAAATGGCCATAAGAGTGACACCACCCAACGCGGGGACAATCGCTTTGTCCGTGTGACTTGGGATCAAGCTTTAGATCTGTTTTATTCCGAGCTTGAGCGGGTGCAAACCAGCTATGGTCCGTGGGCGATGCACACCGGTTTGGTCGGTTGGCGTCAGACTGGGCAATTTCATACCTGCGGCAATCATATGTTGCGGGCGATGAATATGCACGGGCATACGATTTCCACCGCTGGGGATTACTCGACCGGTGCTGGGCAGGTAATTTTGCCATATGTACTCGGTTCAACCGAAGTGTATTCACAAGGCACTTCGTGGGAAGTCATCCTTAAAGAAAGTAAAACCGTTATTTTTTGGGCCAGTGATCCAGTTAAAAACTTGCAAGTGGGTTGGAATTGCGAAACGCATGAATCTTTCGCCTACCTTGAGCAACTAAAAAACAAGATCGCCAAGAAAGAAATTCGCGTGATCAGCATTGATCCGGTGAAAAGCAAAACGCAAAACTATCTTGGCTGCGAAAAGCAATACGTCAATCCATTGACGGATGTGGCGTTGATGATGGGTTTGGCGCATACGCTGTATACCGAGAAACTGCATGACCAGCAATTCCTTGATGCGTATACCCTCGGTTTTGAGAAGTTCCTACCTTATCTATTAGGGCAAGGCACGGACAAAACGGCAAAAACGCCAGAATGGGCCGAGCAGATTTGCGGCGTCAAAGCGCAGCAAATTCGTGAATTAGCGCGCTTGATGGCCAGTGGCCGTACCCAGCTTATTTTTGGCTGGGCGGTGCAGCGTCAGGAGCATGGCGAGCAACCATATTGGATGGGCGCGGTGTTGGCGGCGATGTTGGGGCAAATTGGTTTGCCAGGCGGCGGGATTAGTTATGCCCATCACTACAGCTCGATTGGCGTGCCGTCTTCGGGCGCTGCAATGCCAGGTTCTTTCCCGTTGAATTTAGATCCGGGTAAAAAACCGAAATACACCAACACCGATTACAAAGGCTATAGCCAGATGATTCCGTGCGCTCGAGCGATCGACGCATTGCTAGACCCCGGTAAGGTGATTGATTACAACGGCCAGAAAGTTAAATTGCCGCCGTACAAAATGGCGATTTATAGCGGTTGCAATCAATGGCATCGTCAGCAAGACCGTAACAAGATGAAAAAAGCCTTCCATCGCCTTGAAACGGTGGTGGCGGTGGATTACACGTGGACGGCAACCTGCCGCTTTGCCGATATCGTCTTGCCAGCGTGTACGCAGTTCGAGCGTAACGACATTGACGCGTATGGTTCGTACAGTGGTCGTGGTGTGATTGCGATGCAAAAACTGGTTGATCCACTGTTTAGCTCTAAAACTGACTTTGAGATTTTCCGTGGCTTAACGCAGCGCTTTGGCCGCGACAAAGAATACAGCCGCAATATGGATGAAATGCAGTGGTTGGAATTCTTGTACGAAAATTGTCGCAAGGAAAACGGCAGTAAATTCCCAATGCCGCCATTTAAAGAATTCTGGGCCAAAGGCTTTGTGTTATTCCCTGCGGGCAAACCATGGGTGCGCCATGCCGATTTCCGTGAAGACGCGGAAATCAACGCCTTGGGAACGCCATCGGGCTTTATTGAAATCTTTAGCCGGAAAATCGCTAGCTATAATTACGCCGATTGCCCGGGGCATCCGGTGTGGATGGAAAAAAGCGAGCGCTCACACGGCGGTCCGAATTCAAAACGCTTCCCGTTGTGGATGCAATCGGTTCACCCGGACAAACGCTTGCATTCGCAAATGTGTGACTCGGAACCGATGCGGGCAACGTATGCGATTCAAGGGCGCGAGCCTTTGTTTATGAGTCCAGAGGACGCGCGACAACGTGGTATTAAACACGGCGATTTGGTTCGGGTGTTTAATGATCGTGGTCAAGCCTTGGTTGGCGCGCATGTTTCTAGTGATTTCCCCAAAGGCGTGGTGCGTTTGCAAGAGGGCGCTTGGTATGGTCCAACTGGGCCAGAAATCGGTGCACTCGATACCTATGGTGACCCCAATACCATGACGCAAGACATTGGTACGTCGAGCTTGGCGCAGGCCATTAGTGCCAATACTTGCGTGGTTGAAGTTGAAAAATACAAAGGAAAAGCCCCCGCAGTGACTGCGTTTGGTGGCCCAACTGAGGTGATGCCTAAATGA
- the torD gene encoding molecular chaperone TorD, with protein MNASTVTPEPTEAAPADQRAALYAWFATLYARELSEAQLQTWFSGAAEPLFEVLAQAGFAAEVQDMQGAINALRDLPDAQLELAADYTMCFLLDVKSSALPYASCYLGEHKTLFGPEEKAMREKLERYALGLDSNYPEAADHLAIQLELLSWLAMTGKALDEQDMVASLLRWVPEFSQKCQTIVTQVAFYPALSRLLCGILQAQADASLK; from the coding sequence ATGAATGCCAGCACAGTAACACCGGAGCCAACAGAAGCGGCGCCAGCCGATCAACGCGCGGCTTTATACGCTTGGTTTGCGACGCTCTATGCGCGAGAATTGAGCGAGGCACAGCTACAGACTTGGTTTTCCGGTGCTGCTGAGCCGTTATTTGAGGTATTGGCGCAAGCTGGATTTGCCGCTGAAGTTCAGGATATGCAAGGCGCGATCAATGCTTTACGTGATCTGCCCGATGCCCAACTTGAATTGGCGGCCGATTACACCATGTGTTTTTTGTTAGACGTTAAAAGTAGTGCTTTGCCGTATGCGTCTTGCTATTTGGGCGAGCATAAAACGCTGTTTGGTCCAGAAGAAAAAGCCATGCGTGAAAAGCTAGAGCGCTACGCCCTAGGCTTAGATAGCAACTATCCTGAAGCGGCCGATCATTTGGCGATTCAGCTTGAGTTGTTGTCTTGGCTAGCGATGACCGGCAAAGCGCTGGACGAGCAAGACATGGTGGCGTCTTTGCTACGCTGGGTGCCAGAATTTAGCCAAAAATGCCAAACGATCGTAACTCAAGTGGCGTTTTATCCGGCGCTAAGCCGTTTGTTATGTGGCATCTTGCAGGCTCAAGCAGATGCATCCTTGAAATAA
- a CDS encoding endonuclease/exonuclease/phosphatase family protein: protein MPLKSKNILRVASYNIHKGMSPLNQNFVLHGVRHALKALDPDIVFLQEVQGLHHDLAKKIHTWPLDAQHVYLAGDALFSAYGSNAHYLLGHHGNALLSRFPILHRSNHDLTLHRFEQRGLLYCQLDLPHWTQSLHAFCVHLNLRASDRRKQLQLMIRAIAEQVPQDAPLVLAGDFNDWRGEVSQVLQSELGMDEVFQSLHGAHARSFPARMPFFSLDRIYTRGFSIESAEVLQGAPWRSLSDHAPLLATLSLAGAPKV from the coding sequence ATGCCATTAAAAAGCAAAAATATATTGCGAGTTGCTTCTTACAATATTCATAAAGGCATGTCACCGCTCAACCAGAATTTTGTATTGCATGGCGTGCGTCATGCTTTAAAAGCGCTTGATCCGGATATTGTTTTTTTGCAGGAAGTACAGGGTCTGCACCATGATTTAGCCAAAAAAATCCATACTTGGCCGCTGGATGCCCAGCACGTGTATTTGGCTGGCGATGCGCTATTTTCTGCTTACGGTAGTAATGCCCATTATTTACTCGGGCATCACGGCAATGCTTTGTTATCGCGGTTTCCAATTTTGCATCGCAGTAATCACGATTTAACTTTGCACCGGTTTGAGCAACGGGGTTTGTTGTATTGTCAGCTGGATTTACCGCATTGGACGCAGTCTTTGCATGCTTTTTGTGTGCATCTGAATTTACGTGCCTCGGATCGGCGTAAGCAATTGCAATTGATGATTCGCGCCATTGCTGAGCAAGTGCCGCAAGACGCGCCGCTGGTGCTGGCGGGGGATTTTAACGATTGGCGCGGTGAAGTCAGCCAAGTGCTGCAATCTGAATTGGGCATGGACGAAGTTTTTCAGTCTTTGCATGGCGCGCATGCGCGCAGTTTTCCGGCCAGAATGCCGTTTTTCTCTTTAGATCGTATCTATACCCGTGGTTTTAGTATTGAGTCGGCCGAGGTTTTGCAAGGCGCGCCGTGGCGCAGTTTGTCGGACCACGCGCCTTTATTGGCCACATTATCTCTGGCTGGTGCTCCAAAGGTATGA